One stretch of Tenacibaculum sp. MAR_2010_89 DNA includes these proteins:
- a CDS encoding TonB-dependent receptor encodes MRFIFSLLLACTFVQITFSQTTLQGTVKNEQNEVIPYANIYIKGTQLGSESKEDGSFIIKNIPYSTYTIIASAVGYTKSIKEIELNNSNVNITFILKSDTQLNEVELFGSRRKRAEKLETLTRLPLAPNEQLQSISVLSHKLINDQNAITLSDVTKNVAGVYTFATYGNIRESMSLRGYRGIPLLKNGVRINSDFRGVGVITDMAGVDNIQVLKGISAISQGLGGDLGSAGGVINIVTKTPKFYSGGEVSLRAGSFGQLRPTFDFYGPLDKKKTVAFRVAGSYDRADSYRAFVNSERFYINPSLTWKPNEKTTIVLEMDYMDDSRTPDQGTINLGTYEVNNILKLPNNKFIGFESDRNNTLNTTYAIRFDRKISDKMSIKAGLFTSDLQTYGETSYAFQGGGRSGLPVLPTTQRYREYYAGGRSDKNSVLQIDLVGKDIRTGFLKHTFQIGVDYRNTEFDNTAYTTTYPGTNNYVDIIDVNQPINNTLPSGISLTENPARATGSKTKSYGFTIQDKISLNHWADVFLGLRYTSLERTKGNFLGRSLTGSKRDNAFNPLIGFNIKPTENIILFGSYANSSNPMTSFYRDINGNELGTERWDQIETGIKSTWFNNALRFNLTTFFTNSKNLNLQALDNTGNFLGYYLKGGEDTRNGIEVELIGRVLPNLEIIGGYSYLDAKYKDHVSYYYNSRPINTPKHTTNFWARYEFQNYLNGLSLGAGVYYLGERPHNVWSRNYTHTGVVPDAKPFDLKAYTTVNLQASYKFNRSLSLDVFGNNIFNAIGFNAYRTVYLNRIQPASFGTTLRYKF; translated from the coding sequence ATGAGATTTATATTCTCGCTACTACTAGCCTGTACATTTGTACAAATAACATTCAGTCAAACAACACTACAAGGTACTGTAAAAAATGAACAAAATGAGGTAATCCCTTATGCTAACATTTATATAAAAGGAACACAATTAGGAAGTGAAAGTAAAGAAGATGGTAGCTTTATTATTAAAAACATCCCCTATTCAACCTATACTATTATTGCAAGTGCAGTTGGTTATACTAAATCAATAAAAGAAATTGAACTTAATAATAGTAATGTAAATATTACTTTTATTCTTAAGTCCGACACTCAATTAAATGAAGTTGAACTTTTTGGTTCAAGAAGAAAAAGAGCAGAAAAACTAGAAACATTAACTAGACTCCCTTTAGCTCCAAATGAACAATTACAAAGTATTTCAGTTTTATCACATAAATTAATTAATGATCAAAATGCTATAACATTAAGTGATGTTACTAAAAACGTTGCTGGGGTATACACTTTTGCTACCTATGGAAACATTAGAGAAAGTATGTCATTAAGAGGTTATAGAGGTATTCCTTTACTTAAGAATGGTGTTAGAATCAATTCAGATTTTAGAGGAGTTGGAGTAATTACAGATATGGCTGGAGTTGATAACATTCAAGTTTTAAAAGGTATCTCTGCAATAAGTCAAGGACTTGGTGGCGATTTAGGCTCTGCTGGTGGTGTAATAAATATTGTTACAAAAACCCCAAAGTTTTATAGTGGTGGTGAAGTTAGCTTAAGAGCTGGAAGTTTTGGACAACTTCGCCCAACTTTTGATTTTTATGGTCCATTAGACAAGAAAAAAACTGTTGCTTTTAGAGTTGCTGGTTCTTATGACAGAGCTGATAGTTATAGAGCATTTGTAAATTCTGAACGTTTTTATATAAATCCGTCTTTAACATGGAAGCCAAACGAAAAAACAACTATTGTTTTAGAAATGGATTATATGGATGATAGTAGAACTCCAGATCAAGGTACAATCAACTTAGGTACTTATGAAGTTAATAATATTTTAAAACTGCCTAACAATAAGTTTATTGGTTTTGAATCTGATAGAAATAACACCTTAAATACAACGTATGCTATACGTTTTGACAGAAAAATTAGTGATAAAATGAGTATTAAAGCTGGTTTATTTACTTCTGATTTACAAACATATGGTGAAACAAGCTATGCTTTTCAAGGGGGTGGAAGATCTGGGTTACCAGTTTTACCTACTACGCAAAGGTATAGAGAATATTACGCAGGAGGTAGAAGCGACAAAAACAGTGTTCTCCAAATAGATTTAGTTGGTAAAGATATTCGAACAGGGTTTTTAAAGCATACATTTCAAATAGGTGTAGATTATAGAAATACTGAATTTGATAATACAGCCTATACTACAACATACCCTGGAACCAATAATTATGTTGACATTATAGATGTTAATCAACCAATTAACAACACGTTACCTTCTGGTATTAGTTTAACTGAAAACCCAGCAAGAGCTACAGGGTCAAAAACAAAATCATACGGTTTTACAATACAAGATAAAATTTCTTTAAACCATTGGGCTGATGTATTTTTAGGACTTCGTTATACTTCATTGGAAAGAACAAAAGGAAACTTTTTAGGTAGGAGTTTAACAGGATCAAAGCGTGATAATGCTTTTAATCCTTTAATAGGTTTTAATATAAAACCAACTGAAAATATTATCCTTTTTGGTTCTTATGCAAACAGTTCAAACCCAATGACTTCTTTCTACAGAGATATTAATGGTAACGAACTAGGCACTGAGCGTTGGGATCAAATTGAAACAGGAATTAAATCTACTTGGTTTAACAATGCACTGCGTTTTAACCTAACTACTTTCTTTACCAATAGTAAAAACCTAAACCTACAAGCATTAGATAATACAGGTAATTTCTTAGGGTATTATTTAAAAGGAGGTGAAGACACTAGAAATGGTATTGAAGTTGAACTAATTGGTCGTGTACTTCCTAATTTAGAAATTATTGGTGGGTATTCTTATTTAGATGCAAAATACAAAGATCATGTTTCATACTACTATAATTCAAGACCTATTAATACTCCTAAACATACTACTAACTTTTGGGCTCGCTATGAGTTTCAAAATTATTTAAATGGACTGTCATTAGGGGCTGGAGTATATTATTTAGGTGAAAGACCTCACAATGTTTGGTCTAGAAACTATACACATACAGGAGTTGTTCCTGATGCAAAGCCTTTTGATTTAAAAGCGTACACAACAGTAAATCTTCAAGCTTCATATAAATTTAACAGAAGCTTAAGTTTAGATGTATTTGGGAACAATATATTTAACGCCATAGGCTTTAATGCGTATCGTACTGTATATTTAAATAGAATTCAACCTGCTAGTTTCGGAACAACGCTACGTTATAAATTTTAA
- a CDS encoding TonB-dependent siderophore receptor yields the protein MFLNRKLFFGLLVFTSSAFSQENEQVKDSLKVNKLDEVIITATRTVRQLSSIPMPVTLVSKKQIEKSGSVRLKDILLEQTGITLVKDVGSSEGVQLQGIAADYTLILIDGVPVVGRTAGNIDLNRITVNNIKQIEIVKGPSSSLYGSEAMGGVINIITEKPNRDQLKGKYHLYTRGGAKNELDINGDIVYREGEFGVIAGVNLNSSKGFDLTPLTASKTVYPHQNYTLNAQVLYDVSEKLKLDFSQRYYNQNQYINSVTNNQIDWNANVKLNHFLTDKWDINYTFYATRFKTESTLNNVTTLFNRSLFRPEIRSKYIVGNSGTIIAGVGGNFDELDRSSINGAKQYKAWYGFAQYDFNPINGVNVIVGARYEGSNSYQSAFSPKLSASYQLNDMITLKGSAGFGFKVPDFRQLFFDFRNVSNGYIVLGTNTIHNLFQGVAGVSLIEKQLKPETSIGYNIGFQFNLNNDLKINVNAFRNDIKDLIDTFDTGISALTVGLPKGTRTFSYRNINKVFTQGIEVDVNYKINRNFQFFTGYQFLDTGNKEELNRIKEGVFYRDENGVSQQLNASSYFGLVNRSKHMLNAKLFYENFEHNFSMNIRGVYRSKYAPFDTNGNLLIDDFDNFVVANTQINTAVTKEFLGFMNLQVGVDNLFNSTGIENKELFNYTDSNGNVIPNESYLQLGRTYYGRIQFNF from the coding sequence ATGTTTCTAAATAGAAAATTGTTTTTTGGTTTGTTAGTTTTTACTTCTTCTGCTTTTTCTCAAGAAAACGAACAAGTAAAAGATTCTTTAAAGGTTAACAAATTAGATGAGGTTATTATAACGGCTACAAGAACGGTTAGGCAATTGTCTTCTATACCAATGCCAGTAACTTTAGTTTCGAAAAAACAAATTGAGAAATCTGGATCAGTACGATTAAAAGATATTTTGTTGGAACAAACAGGAATAACTTTAGTGAAAGATGTAGGAAGCTCAGAAGGAGTGCAACTTCAGGGTATTGCTGCAGATTATACTTTGATATTAATTGATGGTGTACCTGTAGTAGGAAGAACAGCTGGTAATATTGATTTAAACAGAATTACTGTAAATAACATTAAACAAATTGAAATTGTAAAAGGTCCTTCTTCATCTTTATATGGTTCAGAAGCAATGGGTGGAGTTATAAATATTATAACTGAAAAGCCAAATAGAGATCAGCTAAAAGGTAAATACCATCTATATACAAGGGGAGGTGCTAAAAATGAGCTTGATATTAACGGAGACATAGTTTATAGAGAAGGTGAGTTTGGTGTTATCGCAGGCGTAAACTTGAATTCGAGTAAAGGATTTGATTTAACTCCTTTAACGGCATCAAAAACTGTATATCCACATCAAAATTATACACTAAATGCACAAGTTTTATACGATGTGTCAGAAAAATTAAAGTTAGACTTTTCACAAAGATATTATAATCAAAATCAATATATAAACTCAGTAACTAATAATCAAATTGATTGGAATGCAAATGTTAAATTGAATCATTTCTTAACTGATAAATGGGATATTAATTATACTTTTTATGCTACAAGGTTTAAAACGGAAAGTACATTAAATAATGTTACAACACTTTTTAATAGAAGTTTATTTAGACCAGAAATTAGGTCAAAATACATAGTAGGAAACTCAGGTACAATAATAGCTGGTGTAGGAGGTAATTTTGATGAATTAGATAGGTCGTCTATAAATGGAGCGAAGCAATATAAAGCTTGGTATGGTTTTGCACAGTATGATTTTAACCCTATTAATGGTGTTAATGTTATTGTTGGAGCTCGTTATGAAGGAAGTAATAGTTACCAATCAGCTTTTAGCCCAAAGTTATCAGCTAGTTATCAATTAAATGATATGATAACGTTAAAAGGATCTGCAGGTTTTGGATTTAAAGTACCCGATTTTAGGCAATTATTTTTTGATTTTAGAAATGTATCAAATGGTTATATAGTATTAGGTACCAATACAATTCATAACCTTTTTCAAGGAGTAGCAGGAGTTAGCTTAATAGAAAAGCAATTAAAACCAGAAACATCAATAGGGTATAATATTGGTTTTCAGTTTAACCTAAATAATGATTTAAAGATTAATGTAAATGCATTTAGAAATGATATAAAGGATTTAATTGACACTTTTGATACAGGAATTTCAGCATTAACAGTAGGATTACCAAAAGGGACAAGAACATTTTCTTACAGAAACATTAATAAAGTATTTACCCAAGGAATAGAGGTAGATGTAAATTATAAAATCAATAGAAATTTTCAATTTTTTACTGGATATCAATTTTTAGATACTGGAAATAAAGAGGAGTTAAATAGAATAAAAGAAGGCGTTTTTTATAGAGATGAAAATGGTGTGTCTCAACAGTTAAATGCTTCGTCATATTTCGGGTTGGTCAATAGATCAAAACATATGTTAAATGCAAAACTTTTTTATGAAAATTTTGAACACAATTTCTCTATGAATATTAGAGGTGTTTATAGAAGTAAATATGCGCCTTTTGATACAAATGGAAATTTATTAATAGACGATTTTGACAATTTTGTTGTAGCAAACACACAAATTAATACAGCAGTTACAAAGGAATTCCTTGGTTTTATGAATTTACAAGTGGGAGTAGATAATTTGTTTAATTCTACAGGAATTGAAAATAAAGAACTGTTTAATTATACAGATAGTAATGGAAATGTAATACCTAATGAAAGTTATTTACAGTTAGGTAGAACATATTATGGAAGAATACAATTTAACTTTTAA
- a CDS encoding ankyrin repeat domain-containing protein codes for MFKTKLIFAFIVLTSVLKAQTKNEFFDRKFWKTNPTIETVEQKITEGNNPTALNPYGFDAVVYAILEKTSNKVIKHLLSKKGNDVNKLTHDKRTYVFWAAYANNVELMKHLIAQKARMDLKDSHNLSVLTFAAATGNKNKEVYELCIKNGIDIKTDVDEHGANALLLLLPHLKDLSLLDYFISKGINISSTDNDGNGAFNYVAKNGNKKMLDILIKKGLPYKNRNKNNGNAMLLATQGSRKGYNSLSFFKYLEKLEIQANVTNKQGKTPLHNLAYGNKDIETFSYFLNKGVNLNQEDKNGNTPLINAAGRNSLEIVALLAKNTKNINHKNKKGNSALSMAIQRNSLEVVEYLINNKADVLVKDTKGNSLAYYLVKSYNSKDPKVFKNKMNILINNGVNLKEQQQNNSSLFHIALSKNNIDLLKEINKLKINVNAKNNEGLTVLHKAVMQAKNTKIINYLLSIHANKSITTDFGETVYDLAKENEVLTSKNVDLNFLK; via the coding sequence ATGTTTAAAACAAAATTAATATTCGCTTTTATTGTACTTACTAGTGTTTTAAAAGCTCAAACTAAAAACGAATTTTTTGACAGAAAATTTTGGAAAACCAATCCAACCATTGAAACTGTTGAACAAAAAATAACTGAAGGCAACAACCCTACAGCATTAAATCCGTATGGATTTGATGCTGTTGTCTATGCTATTTTAGAAAAAACATCAAATAAGGTTATAAAGCATCTATTATCTAAAAAAGGAAATGATGTTAATAAGCTAACCCACGATAAAAGAACCTATGTTTTTTGGGCTGCTTATGCAAATAATGTTGAATTAATGAAGCATTTAATAGCCCAAAAGGCACGTATGGATTTAAAAGATTCTCATAATTTATCTGTTCTTACATTTGCAGCAGCTACTGGTAATAAAAACAAAGAAGTTTATGAGCTTTGTATTAAAAATGGCATTGACATAAAAACGGATGTTGATGAACATGGTGCTAATGCGCTACTTTTATTACTCCCTCATTTAAAAGACCTTTCTTTACTTGATTATTTTATTTCAAAAGGAATAAACATTTCAAGTACAGATAATGATGGTAATGGTGCTTTTAATTATGTAGCTAAAAATGGAAACAAAAAAATGCTAGATATTTTAATAAAAAAAGGATTACCATATAAAAATCGTAACAAAAACAATGGTAATGCAATGTTATTAGCTACCCAAGGTTCAAGAAAAGGCTATAATTCATTATCCTTTTTTAAGTATTTAGAAAAACTAGAAATACAAGCTAATGTTACTAATAAACAAGGAAAAACTCCTCTTCACAATTTAGCTTACGGTAATAAAGACATTGAAACTTTTTCTTATTTTTTAAATAAAGGAGTAAATCTAAATCAAGAAGATAAAAATGGTAATACCCCTTTAATTAATGCTGCTGGAAGAAATTCTTTAGAAATTGTCGCTCTTTTAGCTAAAAACACTAAAAATATTAATCATAAAAACAAGAAAGGTAATTCAGCCTTATCAATGGCAATACAACGAAACTCTTTAGAAGTTGTAGAGTATTTAATTAATAATAAAGCTGATGTTTTAGTAAAAGACACCAAAGGAAACTCTTTAGCCTATTATCTTGTAAAGAGCTACAATTCTAAAGACCCAAAAGTTTTTAAAAACAAAATGAATATTTTGATAAACAATGGGGTAAACCTTAAAGAGCAACAACAAAACAACAGTTCTTTATTTCACATTGCTTTAAGTAAAAATAATATTGATTTACTAAAAGAAATTAATAAATTAAAAATTAATGTTAATGCAAAAAACAATGAAGGCTTAACAGTATTACATAAAGCTGTAATGCAAGCTAAAAACACTAAGATTATAAATTAC